The Kineothrix sp. MB12-C1 genome includes a window with the following:
- the proC gene encoding pyrroline-5-carboxylate reductase: MKIGFIGLGNMAKAIIGGMLRENIVLPEDILGSAKTVSTMERIKEEFGIHVVNDNRQIAAESEVIVLAVKPIFFPEIIEEIKDEITSDKLIISIAAGKTMEWIEKSFAKEVKLIRCMPNTPALVGEGCTAVCTNAGVTKEEEEFCLRLMGSFGKAVSIPERLMDAAGAVSGSSPAYVFMFIEAMADGAVAAGMPRKQAYEFAAQAVLGAAKMVLETGIHPGELKDMVCSPGGTTIEGVRVLEERGMRSAIMEALGACVEKSQRL, from the coding sequence ATGAAAATAGGATTTATCGGACTTGGAAATATGGCTAAAGCTATTATCGGGGGAATGTTGCGGGAAAATATCGTATTGCCGGAGGATATTCTCGGTTCAGCGAAGACTGTTTCTACGATGGAACGGATAAAGGAAGAATTCGGTATTCATGTTGTAAATGATAATAGGCAAATAGCGGCAGAATCTGAAGTTATTGTTCTGGCGGTGAAACCGATCTTCTTCCCTGAGATTATCGAAGAGATCAAGGATGAAATTACGTCAGACAAGCTTATTATCAGTATTGCAGCAGGTAAGACGATGGAATGGATCGAGAAAAGTTTTGCCAAGGAAGTGAAACTAATCCGTTGTATGCCGAATACCCCGGCACTCGTGGGAGAAGGCTGTACAGCGGTATGTACGAATGCCGGAGTGACGAAAGAGGAGGAAGAATTTTGCCTGAGGCTTATGGGAAGCTTCGGGAAGGCAGTATCGATTCCGGAGCGTCTGATGGATGCCGCCGGAGCCGTTTCCGGTAGTTCTCCTGCCTATGTATTTATGTTCATTGAAGCTATGGCAGATGGGGCAGTAGCGGCCGGAATGCCCAGAAAGCAGGCATATGAATTCGCAGCCCAAGCGGTACTGGGAGCGGCGAAGATGGTATTGGAGACAGGAATCCATCCGGGAGAGCTGAAGGATATGGTCTGCTCCCCGGGAGGTACAACGATTGAAGGTGTTAGGGTACTGGAAGAAAGAGGGATGCGTTCTGCTATTATGGAGGCACTCGGAGCCTGCGTGGAGAAATCCCAAAGGTTGTAA
- the dusB gene encoding tRNA dihydrouridine synthase DusB translates to MVNRLKKLKIGNVELENNMILAPMAGVTDLPFRLLCKEQGAGLLCMEMVSAKAIMYQNKNTEELLAIDPKELPVSLQLFGSDPDIISEMAKRIEERPFAILDINMGCPVPKIVNNGEGSALMKNPALVEQIVSKTVKAIRKPVTVKIRKGFNEENVNAVEVAKAAEAAGASAIAVHGRTRVQYYSGKADWDIIAKVKESVSIPVIGNGDIIDGRSAVQLMEQTGCDGVMIGRGVRGNPWIFREIRAYMETGENLAPPTSEEVRDTILRHAELQLECKGEYVGIREMRKHVAWYTAGYPHSAKFRQRVNEMESFDDLKRGIEAIGF, encoded by the coding sequence ATGGTGAATAGATTAAAGAAGCTGAAGATAGGAAATGTAGAGCTTGAAAATAATATGATACTAGCTCCCATGGCAGGTGTTACCGACCTGCCATTCCGTCTGCTATGTAAGGAGCAGGGAGCAGGTCTTTTATGTATGGAGATGGTGAGCGCCAAAGCAATTATGTATCAGAATAAAAATACAGAGGAGCTGCTTGCCATCGATCCTAAAGAGCTTCCTGTATCTCTACAGCTTTTTGGCTCGGATCCGGATATTATCAGTGAGATGGCGAAGAGGATAGAAGAAAGGCCTTTTGCTATATTGGATATTAATATGGGTTGTCCGGTGCCCAAGATAGTGAATAACGGAGAAGGATCTGCCCTGATGAAGAATCCTGCCCTGGTGGAACAAATTGTGTCGAAGACGGTAAAGGCGATAAGAAAACCTGTCACTGTTAAGATCAGAAAAGGTTTCAATGAGGAAAATGTGAATGCAGTGGAGGTGGCCAAGGCAGCCGAAGCGGCAGGAGCCAGTGCGATTGCGGTGCATGGAAGAACGCGGGTGCAGTACTATTCAGGGAAGGCAGATTGGGATATTATTGCAAAAGTGAAGGAGAGTGTAAGTATTCCTGTTATTGGTAATGGAGATATCATCGATGGAAGGTCTGCAGTACAATTGATGGAACAGACAGGTTGTGATGGTGTAATGATAGGGCGCGGGGTTAGGGGGAATCCCTGGATTTTCCGGGAAATCAGGGCGTATATGGAGACGGGTGAGAATCTTGCGCCGCCAACATCGGAAGAAGTGAGAGATACGATTCTGCGTCATGCAGAGCTTCAACTAGAATGTAAAGGAGAATATGTTGGTATCAGAGAGATGCGCAAGCATGTTGCCTGGTATACTGCCGGTTATCCTCATTCTGCCAAATTCAGACAAAGAGTAAATGAAATGGAAAGCTTTGATGATTTAAAAAGAGGTATTGAGGCAATCGGCTTTTAA
- a CDS encoding type II toxin-antitoxin system Phd/YefM family antitoxin, whose translation MPQIIPIKDLKNTSEISEMCHKADEPIYITKNGYGDMVIMSMENYEDTIRKLSIYRELEVSEQQIVEGRTKDARSSLSSMKEKYGL comes from the coding sequence ATGCCACAGATTATTCCAATTAAAGATTTGAAAAACACTTCTGAAATTTCAGAAATGTGCCATAAAGCAGATGAGCCAATCTATATTACAAAAAATGGATATGGAGATATGGTTATTATGAGTATGGAAAACTATGAAGATACTATTCGTAAACTTAGTATATATAGAGAATTGGAAGTATCAGAGCAGCAGATTGTAGAAGGAAGAACGAAAGATGCAAGAAGTTCACTTAGTTCTATGAAGGAAAAATATGGCTTATAG
- the argF gene encoding ornithine carbamoyltransferase produces MDLKGRHFLKLLDFTPEEITYLLDLSAKLKEKKKKGILTQWHRGKNVALIFEKTSTRTRCAFEVAANDLGMGTTYLDPAGSQIGKKESIADTARVLGSMYEGIEYRGYGQAVVEELAKYAGVPVWNGLTNEFHPTQMLADLLTIREHFGYLKGIKLTYMGDARYNMGNSLMVACAKMGMHFTACTAEKYFPEKSLVEECKKIAAVTDATITLTENVEEGTKGADVIYTDVWVSMGEPDEVWAERIDELSPYQVNRKVMENAGEKAVFMHCLPAFHDLKTAIGKEMGEKFGITEMEVTDEVFESPASIVFQEAENRMHTIKAVMAATIGVLEVE; encoded by the coding sequence ATGGACTTAAAGGGACGTCATTTTTTAAAGCTGTTGGATTTCACACCGGAAGAGATTACATATTTGCTGGACTTATCGGCAAAGTTAAAGGAGAAAAAGAAAAAGGGGATACTGACACAATGGCACAGGGGAAAGAATGTGGCACTGATATTCGAAAAAACGAGTACGAGGACGAGATGTGCTTTTGAAGTGGCGGCAAATGACCTTGGAATGGGAACGACTTACCTGGATCCGGCTGGTTCTCAAATTGGGAAAAAAGAAAGTATTGCGGATACGGCAAGAGTGCTTGGCAGTATGTATGAAGGAATAGAGTATCGCGGTTATGGACAGGCGGTTGTTGAAGAGTTGGCGAAATATGCCGGGGTACCGGTATGGAATGGGTTAACGAATGAATTCCATCCCACTCAGATGCTTGCAGACCTTTTGACGATTCGTGAACATTTCGGCTATTTGAAAGGTATCAAATTGACTTATATGGGCGACGCGAGATATAATATGGGGAATTCATTGATGGTAGCATGTGCGAAAATGGGAATGCATTTCACCGCATGTACAGCAGAGAAATATTTCCCTGAGAAATCCCTTGTGGAGGAATGTAAAAAAATAGCGGCTGTTACAGATGCAACGATTACGCTGACCGAAAATGTAGAAGAAGGAACCAAAGGGGCAGATGTTATTTATACGGACGTGTGGGTATCTATGGGTGAACCCGATGAAGTATGGGCAGAACGTATCGATGAGCTTTCCCCTTATCAGGTGAATCGTAAGGTAATGGAAAATGCCGGGGAAAAGGCGGTATTTATGCATTGCCTTCCTGCTTTTCACGATTTGAAGACGGCAATCGGGAAAGAAATGGGAGAAAAGTTCGGTATTACAGAAATGGAAGTGACGGATGAGGTATTCGAATCACCGGCATCTATTGTATTTCAAGAGGCAGAGAATCGCATGCACACGATTAAGGCAGTGATGGCAGCAACGATTGGAGTTTTAGAGGTGGAATGA
- a CDS encoding DUF6145 family protein, translated as MEENRIVLCGANSYEQKYYFNEKFAGIPQSIKDELHIICVLFTEEVGGIFTVVFEEDGNVAIETNFADDDFLYDEISSGLMVGKIKNSRQELFESLSLYYRIFILQEDVVLD; from the coding sequence ATGGAAGAGAATAGAATTGTTTTATGCGGTGCGAATTCCTATGAGCAGAAATATTATTTTAATGAGAAATTCGCCGGGATTCCACAGTCGATTAAGGATGAGTTGCATATTATCTGTGTGCTTTTTACGGAAGAGGTCGGCGGAATCTTTACTGTCGTATTTGAAGAGGATGGTAATGTTGCGATAGAAACTAATTTTGCCGATGATGATTTTCTATATGACGAGATAAGCAGCGGATTGATGGTAGGAAAGATAAAAAACAGCAGGCAGGAGCTGTTCGAGTCCCTAAGCCTGTATTATCGGATTTTTATTTTACAGGAAGATGTTGTATTAGACTAA
- a CDS encoding NfeD family protein, with product MNDTILWLSVLVLFIIIEIGTLGLTTIWFAGGALVAVIASLFNAPLTLQVVLFLLVSLVLLYFTRPIAVKYFNKDRIKTNAESLVGKQAIVTGEIDNLQGTGQVTVGGLEWSARASREDVRLAVGSVVMVVAINGVKLIVEERKEED from the coding sequence ATGAATGATACGATTTTGTGGTTGAGTGTGCTGGTTCTGTTTATAATAATAGAGATAGGGACTTTAGGACTTACGACTATCTGGTTTGCGGGCGGCGCGCTTGTTGCAGTAATAGCTTCGCTATTTAATGCTCCGTTAACCCTTCAAGTTGTTTTATTTTTACTGGTGTCACTTGTACTTCTTTATTTTACGAGACCGATTGCGGTGAAGTATTTTAATAAGGACAGGATAAAGACCAATGCGGAGAGTCTTGTAGGGAAGCAGGCGATTGTTACTGGTGAGATTGATAATCTGCAGGGAACAGGACAGGTGACGGTCGGCGGGCTCGAGTGGTCTGCACGGGCATCCAGAGAAGATGTGAGGCTGGCAGTAGGAAGTGTAGTAATGGTAGTGGCTATTAATGGTGTGAAACTTATTGTTGAGGAGAGGAAAGAGGAGGATTAA
- a CDS encoding SIS domain-containing protein, protein MIENGAYIYNQRAKIEKIAEEICGQGFDLLFFTSSGGSLAMMQPFEHMINNMSEINVGSMLSADLLLTGYNRLSDRSVAFLTSKSGDTKETLRAAEHLKGRGVRLVSVVGVEESPLEEISDYSIVYKEGRPQELVFYLLIGKILYIQGAFPDYPQFAEELRNLPSALVQVRKAADEKCKKYAADYHKEPYNIWIGSGDLWPTAYSYSMCVLEESQWIRTKSVSSPEFFHGTLELLEEDVCVTLLLTEGPTRLLDERVKRFAGQHTKKLTCFDTKDYQLPGISKCFRCYLSPVVMAAVLQRISKNIEVITNHSLDIRRYYRKSDY, encoded by the coding sequence ATGATAGAAAATGGGGCTTATATTTATAATCAACGGGCTAAGATAGAAAAAATAGCGGAAGAGATTTGTGGACAAGGCTTTGATTTATTGTTTTTCACCTCCTCAGGAGGTTCTCTGGCGATGATGCAGCCTTTTGAACACATGATAAATAATATGTCCGAAATAAATGTAGGAAGTATGTTGTCAGCGGACTTGCTGCTGACAGGGTATAATCGGTTGAGCGACCGTTCGGTAGCATTTCTCACCTCGAAGTCAGGGGACACCAAGGAAACGCTCCGGGCAGCGGAACATTTGAAGGGACGAGGAGTTCGACTGGTATCGGTAGTCGGAGTGGAGGAGTCACCTCTGGAAGAAATATCGGATTACAGCATTGTATACAAAGAGGGACGTCCCCAGGAGCTGGTCTTTTACCTCTTAATCGGAAAAATATTATATATTCAGGGAGCCTTTCCCGATTACCCGCAATTTGCTGAGGAGCTTCGTAATTTGCCGTCGGCATTGGTACAGGTAAGGAAGGCGGCGGATGAAAAGTGTAAGAAATATGCCGCCGATTATCATAAAGAACCGTATAATATATGGATTGGATCGGGAGATCTTTGGCCCACCGCCTATTCTTATTCTATGTGTGTATTGGAGGAATCCCAGTGGATTCGAACTAAATCCGTCAGCTCGCCGGAGTTTTTCCACGGCACTCTGGAGCTTTTAGAGGAGGATGTCTGTGTGACACTGCTGTTAACCGAGGGACCGACAAGACTGCTGGATGAACGGGTAAAGAGGTTTGCCGGACAGCATACGAAGAAGCTTACCTGCTTTGATACAAAAGACTATCAGCTCCCCGGAATCAGCAAATGCTTCCGATGTTACCTATCGCCGGTAGTTATGGCGGCGGTTCTTCAGAGAATCAGTAAGAATATCGAGGTAATTACAAACCATTCTCTGGATATCAGAAGATATTATAGAAAGAGTGATTATTAA
- a CDS encoding biotin--[acetyl-CoA-carboxylase] ligase: MKTEILILLRESTEYVSGQELCERFGVSRTAVWKVINQLKEEGYVIEAVQNKGYKLKENPDVLSFSELKSRIHNKWAGNTIYYYDETGSTNADAKRLAEEGAPHGTIAVADKQNAGRGRRGRGWCSPAGKDIYFTLLLRPEFAPNKASGLTLVMALAVVKAISALGNLEAGIKWPNDIVVNGRKVCGILTEMNVEPEYIQHVVIGTGINVNLDEFPDDIKETATSLYLESGRQWPRAELLQMVLKYFEKYYEKYLQTEDVSGILDEYNKHLVNYNKEVRVLDPKGEFHGIARGINAMGELLVELEDKRIVEVYAGEVSVRGLFGYV; this comes from the coding sequence ATGAAAACAGAGATTTTGATACTTCTTCGGGAAAGTACGGAATATGTCTCAGGACAGGAACTTTGTGAACGATTTGGCGTGTCCAGAACAGCGGTCTGGAAAGTTATCAATCAGTTAAAAGAAGAGGGTTACGTCATAGAGGCAGTTCAGAATAAAGGATATAAATTAAAGGAAAATCCGGATGTCCTTTCTTTCAGTGAATTAAAGAGCCGTATTCATAATAAGTGGGCGGGCAATACAATTTATTATTATGATGAAACGGGTTCTACCAATGCCGATGCGAAGCGTTTGGCAGAGGAGGGCGCACCCCATGGAACGATCGCTGTAGCCGATAAGCAGAATGCAGGCAGAGGAAGGCGGGGAAGGGGTTGGTGCTCTCCAGCCGGTAAGGATATTTATTTCACACTCTTGCTACGCCCGGAATTTGCCCCCAATAAGGCATCAGGCCTCACGCTCGTTATGGCGCTGGCTGTTGTGAAGGCTATTTCGGCGCTTGGTAATCTGGAAGCAGGTATTAAGTGGCCGAATGATATCGTCGTAAATGGGAGGAAGGTCTGTGGAATTCTGACGGAGATGAATGTTGAGCCCGAATATATCCAGCATGTAGTAATCGGTACTGGTATTAACGTGAACTTGGACGAGTTCCCCGATGATATTAAGGAAACCGCGACCTCTCTTTATCTGGAGAGTGGAAGACAGTGGCCGCGTGCCGAACTTCTGCAGATGGTACTAAAATATTTTGAAAAATACTACGAAAAATATTTACAGACAGAGGATGTCAGCGGTATTTTAGATGAGTATAATAAACATCTCGTTAATTATAATAAAGAAGTAAGAGTATTGGATCCCAAAGGTGAATTCCACGGAATTGCAAGAGGAATTAATGCAATGGGAGAGCTGTTGGTGGAACTTGAAGATAAGAGGATCGTGGAAGTGTATGCGGGGGAAGTATCGGTGCGGGGACTCTTTGGATATGTTTAA
- a CDS encoding PfkB family carbohydrate kinase → MKILGLGDNVIDYYTNLNVMYPGGNAVNVAAHGALLGQQASYLGNLGEDSFSDCIRTSLHKVGVDISRCITIPGGTTKCCYYEVVEGERSFVRLDLGNQWSGPLTIGTKELEFMEQFDVIHSSCNAKMEDEIYKLNELSALVTFDFSTKEKYRTPDYLHKVGPYVELALFSCDYDTEEEAYKFAKKIMEYGPKNVLITQGSKGQYFYNGSELIGGAMQYREPVDTMGAGDSFVAALVVELFNQGWRKGKKAERTAIQAALSKAAEYSADNCMVAGGFPVE, encoded by the coding sequence ATGAAGATATTAGGTTTAGGCGATAATGTAATCGATTATTATACGAATCTGAATGTGATGTATCCCGGCGGTAATGCAGTCAATGTAGCTGCTCACGGTGCGTTATTGGGGCAGCAGGCGTCCTACCTGGGGAATCTCGGGGAAGATTCTTTCTCGGATTGTATCCGTACTTCTTTACATAAAGTAGGAGTCGATATATCCCGCTGTATCACAATACCCGGAGGAACGACAAAATGCTGCTATTATGAGGTCGTGGAAGGAGAACGGAGCTTCGTTCGCTTAGATTTGGGGAATCAATGGTCCGGTCCGCTGACGATTGGAACGAAGGAACTGGAATTCATGGAGCAGTTCGATGTCATTCACAGCAGCTGTAATGCGAAGATGGAAGATGAAATATATAAATTGAACGAATTATCCGCGCTTGTAACCTTTGATTTTTCCACGAAAGAGAAGTACCGGACACCGGATTATCTGCACAAAGTGGGACCTTATGTTGAATTGGCGTTATTCTCCTGTGACTATGATACCGAAGAGGAGGCCTATAAATTTGCGAAGAAAATCATGGAATACGGTCCGAAGAATGTATTAATTACCCAAGGCAGCAAAGGGCAGTATTTCTATAACGGCAGCGAACTGATCGGGGGTGCGATGCAGTACCGGGAGCCTGTAGACACCATGGGTGCCGGGGATTCTTTTGTCGCCGCTCTGGTGGTAGAATTATTCAATCAGGGGTGGCGGAAGGGAAAAAAAGCGGAGAGAACGGCTATTCAGGCTGCGCTTAGCAAGGCAGCAGAATATTCGGCAGATAACTGCATGGTGGCAGGAGGGTTTCCGGTAGAATAA
- the greA gene encoding transcription elongation factor GreA, which yields MEEKKNILTYEGLKRYEDELHDLKVVKRQEVAQKIKEAREQGDLSENAEYDAAKDEQRDIEARIEELEKILKNAEVVVEDEVDLDKINIGCKVRIFDMEYNEELEYKIVGSTEANSLKGKISNESPVGKALIGGKIGDIVSVETQVGLIQYKVLEIQRSSN from the coding sequence ATGGAAGAAAAGAAGAATATTTTAACTTATGAAGGCTTGAAAAGATATGAGGATGAGCTTCATGATTTAAAAGTGGTAAAAAGACAGGAAGTAGCGCAGAAAATTAAAGAAGCCAGGGAACAAGGTGACCTATCCGAGAACGCAGAATACGATGCAGCTAAGGATGAACAGCGCGATATCGAAGCAAGAATTGAAGAGCTGGAAAAGATATTGAAGAATGCTGAAGTTGTCGTAGAAGATGAAGTTGATCTGGATAAGATTAACATTGGTTGTAAAGTAAGAATCTTCGATATGGAATATAATGAGGAATTAGAATATAAAATTGTTGGATCTACGGAAGCAAATAGCCTAAAGGGTAAAATCTCCAATGAATCACCGGTAGGGAAGGCTTTAATCGGTGGTAAAATCGGGGATATAGTCAGCGTGGAGACACAGGTTGGTTTAATACAATATAAGGTACTCGAAATTCAGCGTTCCAGCAACTAA
- a CDS encoding cell wall hydrolase: MSRNKKPIYALLSILLGLMLMLAEDRSITVIASDNTQGSKEYLESLNAGVAKILNPSMELGAEKDVKDTSGSVTEANDAIEASTEGITIEEGKELALKEGNLNADTLRRDNAAGDAASKAETPKASSNLVMADVQNALNVRMEADEESEKVGLLYKDCGGRILERKEGWTKLQSGDLVGWAKDEYLFFDEEAEKMAEEVGNLIVTIETDALRVRKEPSVDAGVYVLMAQDDELEVIEVINDEWISVAYDDEIGYVSSEFVDLDFHIDEGETMSAIQAREKAEAEAKAKRTANQGAVVVGADDTRLLAALIYCEAGNQGYEGHLGVGAVVMNRVRSGAYPNSITGVIYASGQFPPALNGKVARVYEGNIPEGCIKAAQDAIDGATNVGTATHFKRAGARDGIVIGDHVFW; this comes from the coding sequence ATGTCAAGAAATAAAAAGCCTATTTATGCTTTGTTAAGTATATTGCTTGGTCTGATGTTAATGTTAGCGGAGGATAGGAGCATTACAGTTATAGCAAGTGATAATACGCAAGGCAGCAAGGAATATCTGGAATCATTGAATGCCGGAGTTGCTAAGATTCTTAACCCCAGTATGGAGCTTGGCGCGGAAAAGGATGTAAAAGATACGTCAGGAAGCGTTACGGAAGCAAACGATGCTATTGAGGCTTCGACGGAAGGTATAACAATTGAAGAAGGAAAAGAGCTTGCATTAAAAGAAGGTAATTTAAATGCGGACACATTAAGGCGTGATAATGCAGCAGGAGACGCAGCATCAAAAGCAGAGACTCCAAAAGCATCATCGAACCTTGTAATGGCGGATGTACAGAATGCCTTGAATGTGAGAATGGAAGCGGACGAAGAGTCTGAGAAAGTCGGTCTGTTATATAAGGACTGTGGCGGCAGGATATTAGAGCGCAAGGAAGGGTGGACGAAATTACAATCCGGTGATCTGGTAGGCTGGGCCAAGGACGAATACCTCTTCTTCGATGAGGAAGCCGAGAAAATGGCAGAAGAAGTGGGGAATCTGATCGTAACAATAGAAACGGATGCCTTGCGGGTTCGTAAGGAGCCGAGTGTAGATGCCGGCGTATATGTGTTAATGGCACAAGATGACGAGCTGGAAGTGATTGAAGTTATTAATGATGAGTGGATTAGCGTTGCATATGACGATGAAATAGGTTATGTCTCCTCAGAATTCGTAGATTTGGATTTCCATATTGATGAAGGTGAGACCATGAGTGCGATTCAGGCGAGAGAAAAGGCAGAAGCAGAGGCCAAAGCGAAGCGCACGGCCAACCAGGGGGCAGTTGTTGTGGGAGCAGATGATACAAGACTCCTCGCTGCTTTGATCTACTGTGAAGCGGGCAATCAGGGATATGAAGGCCATCTGGGAGTAGGAGCTGTTGTAATGAACCGTGTACGGAGCGGTGCATATCCCAATTCTATTACCGGAGTGATTTATGCTTCAGGGCAGTTTCCGCCGGCGCTTAATGGGAAAGTTGCGAGAGTTTATGAAGGAAATATTCCGGAAGGCTGTATCAAGGCTGCTCAAGATGCGATTGACGGAGCTACCAACGTAGGAACAGCAACTCACTTTAAACGTGCCGGGGCCCGTGATGGAATTGTAATCGGTGATCATGTATTTTGGTAA
- a CDS encoding SPFH domain-containing protein, translating to MLAVAILIIIFILLVISCIKIVPQANAVVLERLGAYQSTWSVGLHFKIPFIDKVAKKINLKEQVADFPPQPVITKDNVTMRIDTVVFFQITDPKLFAYGVEKPILAIENLTATTLRNIIGDMELDQTLTSREIINTKMRASLDLATDPWGIKVNRVELKNIIPPAAIQDAMEKQMKAERERRESILRAEGEKKSTVLVAEGKKESVILEAEANKQSAILRAEAEKEKRIRESEGEAEAILTVQKATADGIRMIREAGADQAVLTLKSLEAFAKAADGKATKIIIPSEIQGIAGLVSSMKEISTDNNS from the coding sequence ATGTTAGCAGTAGCGATACTTATAATTATTTTTATTTTACTTGTAATATCTTGTATTAAGATTGTACCTCAGGCGAATGCAGTTGTTCTGGAGAGATTGGGCGCTTACCAAAGTACATGGTCGGTAGGACTTCATTTTAAAATTCCATTTATCGATAAAGTTGCAAAAAAGATAAATTTAAAAGAGCAGGTAGCGGATTTCCCGCCGCAGCCGGTTATTACGAAAGATAACGTAACAATGCGCATCGATACGGTTGTATTTTTCCAGATTACAGACCCGAAACTGTTTGCGTATGGTGTGGAGAAGCCAATCCTGGCAATTGAGAACTTGACGGCAACGACCCTTCGTAACATTATCGGTGATATGGAGTTAGACCAGACTCTCACTTCCAGGGAAATTATTAATACGAAGATGAGAGCGTCTCTTGATTTAGCGACAGACCCGTGGGGGATTAAGGTAAATCGCGTGGAGCTTAAGAATATTATTCCTCCGGCTGCTATTCAGGATGCGATGGAGAAGCAGATGAAGGCAGAACGTGAACGCCGTGAATCTATCTTACGTGCGGAAGGTGAGAAGAAGTCTACGGTTCTCGTAGCAGAAGGTAAGAAAGAATCTGTGATTCTGGAAGCGGAAGCGAATAAGCAATCAGCAATTCTTCGCGCTGAAGCAGAAAAAGAGAAAAGGATTCGTGAATCGGAGGGTGAGGCGGAAGCTATCCTTACCGTACAGAAGGCGACAGCGGACGGTATTCGTATGATACGTGAGGCTGGTGCTGATCAGGCGGTACTTACGCTTAAGAGTCTGGAAGCGTTTGCCAAAGCAGCAGATGGAAAGGCTACCAAGATTATTATTCCTTCTGAGATTCAGGGAATTGCGGGGCTGGTTTCTTCCATGAAAGAAATTAGTACGGATAATAATTCGTAA
- a CDS encoding type III pantothenate kinase, which produces MILAIDVGNTNITCGVYKEKELLTTFRMTTKQARTSDEYGMNIMELLKINNVRKEDLEGTIIASVVPNVMHSLTGAVTRYLGTPPIIVGPGVKTGIKIITENPREIGSDRIVDAVAAYETYGGPVLVIDFGTATTYDLVTADGCFAAGITAPGIRISAKALWEDTAKLPEVEIKKPKSILAQETISSMQAGLVYGQIGQTEYIVGQVKKESGYENLKVVATGGLGRLISEEAESIGIYNSTLTMDGLRIIYEKNRK; this is translated from the coding sequence ATGATACTTGCAATCGATGTAGGCAATACAAATATAACCTGTGGTGTATATAAAGAAAAAGAGCTTTTAACAACGTTTCGCATGACTACGAAGCAAGCCCGGACTTCTGATGAATACGGCATGAATATTATGGAGTTGTTGAAGATAAATAATGTACGTAAAGAAGATCTTGAGGGAACGATTATAGCCAGCGTTGTCCCTAATGTTATGCATTCCCTGACAGGGGCAGTAACAAGGTATTTAGGTACACCGCCCATTATTGTCGGCCCGGGAGTGAAGACAGGGATCAAAATCATTACGGAGAATCCAAGGGAAATCGGGTCGGACCGTATCGTGGATGCGGTAGCGGCATATGAAACATATGGAGGCCCTGTATTGGTAATCGATTTCGGTACAGCTACGACCTATGACCTCGTAACGGCGGATGGATGCTTTGCGGCGGGAATAACGGCGCCGGGAATTCGTATCAGTGCAAAAGCATTATGGGAGGATACGGCAAAGCTGCCGGAGGTAGAGATTAAGAAGCCGAAGTCCATTTTGGCTCAGGAGACGATTTCGAGTATGCAGGCCGGACTTGTATATGGGCAGATTGGTCAGACGGAGTATATTGTAGGACAAGTGAAGAAGGAAAGCGGTTATGAGAATCTGAAGGTAGTTGCCACAGGAGGGCTTGGCCGATTGATATCGGAAGAAGCGGAAAGCATCGGCATCTATAACAGTACACTGACGATGGATGGATTACGGATAATTTATGAGAAGAATAGGAAATAA